A segment of the Corylus avellana chromosome ca2, CavTom2PMs-1.0 genome:
TATTGGAGTGGACAACATGCATTATCTTAACGATGGTCTTTGGAAGGTATGTCATGGTTAAAGCTTAAATCCTGACCTCTTTGTTCCTTCTCTGCTCTTTAATGTTACTGCGCAAATAGGCATTCTCCCGTGAAGAACCATTTTGACTGTTCCTATTATATTGGCTTTATATGGTATGTTTATTTCCAACAAGGAAACAACCTTGATCTTTGTCTTGCTTTGCAGATGGAGCGTCTTGATTGAGGATGTACTCAATCCACTGTGGTGCTGTCCATACAGGATAAAGATCTATGCAAAATGAAGTGTTCTGTTTTCTGGATGTTAGTATCCGGATAAAGGTATTATATGTATACCATTTCCCGTGTTgttccttcttttttgttgcTGTACACAGTGAAGAAATCATTTTTATCATATAGATCGATCGGTTAATGAGTTTTGGTGCATATTCCATGTAACATTGGTGAATTTTCTTCTGGTGGTCATGGGAAATACTAGAGCTGAATTGCTTGGAGCTTGTCTCATTCAATTCTGAACTTTTTGTGTTTAAACCACATAAGTTTGAATGATTCAATTTGATAtccatattttttctttttgatatcaAAGTAACGTTATGATGGGCTTTAAATGTCACTTGGGAAACCAAGTAGAGCTGGATATCTTGGATTGAGAAGTATTGCATTTGTTTTGTGGGCTGTTCAACTTTATGCAATAccttttttgtgggttttttaaTAAACCATCCAGATTGTGACTACAaagccattttttttcctttcacccaagtgggtggttcagccacctaGAAGgcccctcttttttcttttcactaaTTTCTTGTTCGATTTGGACCGTGCATTTGATGGTCCAGATAAAATGTATTGCACAGTAGTATTGCACTGGATCTCGATTCGGATCTTTGCTTGGCTGCCAATTTCAGTATAGATAACAAGTACTGTGTGAGTTTCATCACCTGGTTTAGTTTTAACATTTAAGCAAATGAAGTCTTAACAAGGAATTGAGACCAGTGGGATTAATTGATGGGAAAATGTGTGTATTGTGTGATGGAGctttaaaaatggttaaatccTCTCTGGGGCTCCTGATGTAATTCTGCAAATGTGAGCCCTCCAGGTTTAGCTTATACCCCTAAACTATGGGTTGAATTGAATGGAGCTCACTTTGATCAATATTCACATGGCTTCACAAAACAAGGCAAGGCGGTGGTGTCATCAGCGTTGCGGAGCGGGTGAGAACACCGGTGGCATTTGCACAAAGGAGTTAGGAGAGGAGAGGAAAGGTAGGGAGGGGGACAAAGGCTTGCTCTAGAAAAATGAAGCAAAGCCAAAAGAGTATGGTTCTAATATCATGTTTTTGGCATATACCATAAACCCATATGCACAATGAATGTGAATCCcatcatccaaaaaaaaaataattccaaCAAACATACTGTTAAACCAGTCTCAATTCTCAAAGTCAATTATTACTCAAACTACTTGATTAGTATTTGTGAACTTGTAATTACCGTTaggggtgttggaggagacACCACCAGCGACGTGGAGTAACTTAGAGGCTACGAAGTCAGTGTAGGGCCCAGTTATctatgcttttgttttgtttttttgtttttgtttttttgtttttttttcacttcaagtCTTTGACGTGGAttggtttcttttgcttttggtttCTCGACCGATTCGGATTCATGTGGCTGTTTCGGGTCTTCTCCGAGCTGATTTTGAAGTCCTCTTTAGCTGCCTCTCTGatgcatgcatataaaaaaaaaaactataaaaggaGCACGtgttcaaccttttttttttttttttttaatgaaagaaagctacatctttttttttaatagtgtgtatttagtttgaaaaagaagtcatcaactaaaaaaagaaattgataaatGTTAGTGAATACTAATATACATTTTATAATAAACAGTGATGATTTCTGacatttgaataataatataaatattttttttatctatagcACATCAATTTGctttctttagatttttttttatttaataattagttTATCTATCATCACAATTTCGTAGTAGGTGCAactatgaaagaaaaatattcaaaatggTTCAAATAATATGTACAAAATGCCCACCACTGCcggagaaaatagaaaagacGTAGGtaatttatgaaattatgtaattatttttatcaaaatttatgaaatttagAGTAATTATATAAttgcataggttttaatgagggcaaaattaaaatagaaggcattaaaattttatacgaGACAcacatgagatgatttttgtccaattagacaaaaattagtaacagagaatctgaattaaaaaattttaaaatattaaaaaatatattaccaattttaaaatatttgagtctgaattaaaatttttttgaaatttaaagagGTAAAGGAAATCTATCCTTACgtaaaaaaatgtgaaaaggGGGAAAAATGGTGACACTTTACCAACCTGGTGACCTTCCACCACCATATATAGGCAGGTTAAAGATTCAGAAGATTTGTCTTCAAAACAGTGAAGCTTTTTTGGACATTTCAAAGTGGCCATCAAATCCCTCCTTTTGAGGGAAAAATGTCAATAATACACTCAACTTTATTCACTAGATAATACATATATCTCATCAAGTAATAAGTACCAACCTACCTTGTCGTTTTATGTGCAAGTTCAtcctaaggttttttttttttttttgcataagaTAAGGTTTTCAagaattcttattttttttaaatgaattaaaaaataataattaatcacataTATTCTTCCGATGCCTCTAGTGAATTAGGACAAGTGCACTTAAAGACACAAGGAAAATTAATCTGAAAACCCACTGACATATGAAGGCAAAAGTTccatgcattaaaaaaaaaaaacagaagaaaaagaaaaggtggtcCACATGCAATTATGAAGATAAATTCGTGTAAACGTGGCAAAGATTGCATGATAGATACAAAAAGCAACCTATATCGACATTTACACGTCCTCTTTTATTGTTCACATGCAATTTCCCATCATCACCACCGCTAGCTTCAATATTCCTTCAACTGCTCCTCTTCTTCCATGGCTGCCCTGAGCATCATCATCGGCATTATTggtttgtctatttattttgtcTCTCACAAACCctcttttaattttctctatttttgtctctcaattaattaatatcacattatatttgtttctttattttcagGCAACATAATTTCAATACTGGTTTTTGCTTCTCCCATGTAAGTGCATGACACCATCAACAgaacaatttcttctttttaaatcTCTTTATTGTTCTCTTTATGGATTCTTTGGTCAGATCTTTTGTTCATGAACATGATCTTTAACTAGCTAGAGAGTTAAAAactcattaattaatgagaagATTGGATTATGGGCATTGATTAGTGATGATGATCACTTTCCCtgtcttttttcccttttcagaAAAACGTTTTTGCAGGTGGTGAAGAAGAAATCCACTGAGAATTACAAAAGCGTTCCATATATAACAACACTACTCAGCACAAGTTTATGGACGTTTTATGGACTTCTGAAGCCCGGCGGTTTACTTGTCTGGACGGTGAACGGCGCCGGTGTCGTCTTTCAATTCATATATGTCACTCTTTTTCTCATTTATGCTCCCACGGATAAGAAGGTACTAGAATAAttaatgctctctctctctttacatgatatttttcatttattattttccgTCCTCTCAAATacttgaaaatacaaaaaaataaaaataaaaataataacaataataattactttttataaattaatttactCCAAACAAACGGAGTCTAAGTTTATCAAAGCGTGACTATAGTAGAATTTATCGGTTGAAAATTAATGACCGAAAGAGGTTAGTCAGCAGGACTGACTCGGATTACATTaagacatatttaattaaagctCTCTCTTTGCTTTCACGTCAAATATGTTTACGTATATGGTAGAATTCCCGCCGACCACTGCTTCATTTACTTTAGTTGGTTAATCACTATATCTCAGAGTGGTATTGATATGAATATATAATCAAACTCATGATTATTGTAGCCTAATTTAGTTTAGAAATGGAAAATGTTTCATTTCCTCCTTTCCTCCTTCTCCCATCCTCCTACATATTGATCAGGTGAAGACGGCGAAGTTGGTGGGCATATTGAATGTGGGTTTTCTTGGGTTAGTAATTGCAGTAACTCTTCTGGCACTCCATGGAAATGTGCGGCTCACCTTCGTTGGACTTTTATGTGCTGGCTTAACCGTGGGCATGTATGCATCGCCTCTTTCAGCCATGGTAATTATTTCATTAACCTCCTTCATTAAACTATGCTATTTGTTCATGTAAATTTGcttataaattgtttgattttggcaGAGGTTGGTGATAAAGACGAAGAGCGTGGAATTTATGCCctttttcctctcatttttccTGTTCCTTAATGCTGGCATTTGGTCGGCTTATGCGTTGCTTGTCCAAGACTTCTTTATTGGTGTAAGTCCCCCCATCCATCTccgcactatatatatatatatatatatatatatgtaaataaaGGAAATACAGATACGGTTATTATTCGAATCCACTTATTTTAATCATGCTATTCGCATCCACATTTACGAATATTAATTTTTACCATCTATATCTACACGTGTGAATAACAGGTGCGGGCGGTTATTATCCGCATGTATTTTTACCCCGCTCTTTTTAAGTATCCTAGAGTCTAGATTTTAAACATTTGCCAAACATTTTCAGGTACCAAATGCTGTAGGCTTTTTGTTGGGGTCAGCGCAGTTGATACTGTACGCAGTGTACAAGAACAAGtcaaatataatttcaacaaaaCCAACggagaaaattgaagaagagggATCTGCACACCTTGTCAAAGGGATCATCCAGATGCAAGCATTTCACGAGGATGACGAAGACGTCCTAAAAAATCGAAGTCTTCACAAGGGAAGAAGCCTCCCAAAACCGCCTGTAAACCGACAGTACAGCTTCCAAAGAATCTTGAAGACATTTTCTTTGAGTCCATATGAAATACACGCTAATTATGCCCATGATGAAGATGATGtcgaaaatggagaaaagattCACTCTTGAGTCTTGATTACCAGGATTCAGGAAAGAGAACACCTTAATTTCAATCATGTTTTTCCAAGTTTAGCCTTGTATTTGATGTTTGCAGTATTAATGTAAACAATCATTTTACCAATTATTATGTTGGAAttcatttacaaaaaaataatcttaattttGTCTCCATATATATGCATCTGTAACAAAATATCCCGCTTTAcaaattttggttgtttttccaACATAGTcgttataaaattacaatttcatcctcaaattaaaaacaaaacaaaacaaaattgtataaaaattagGAATGGAGGTCCTAGCGATCACCTTTGCGGGTTGGGTAAAAGAGCGAAACCCTTCTTCTCCAAGCTAGGCAGATTGGTAAAAGTCAAACCTCACTGTGAAATTGCCACTGCAATCCAATAcacatgcatttttcttttctaaatttttattggaCTGCTTTAATGAACCCAGATCTTGGAGAATGAGAACTgtaaatgaaaataacaatttGGCAATTCAAGGGCCAAAACCTCCGGGCGCAACGATAGAGTTCACTAGGGTAATTCTCTAGGAGAAATGTtaaacatctcaaatttttgttttaaaagtcagtttccaaatgatgtgtcaccattcCATGAGTTggtaacacatttttcaaaataataaatctcatgacattatgacacatcatttgagaaccaacttttaggaagaaaatttaGAATGTGTAGCACTTCTCATCTTGTATATACTCGTTTACAATTCCTCATTATGTGAATGAATCGTATCCCTAAAATTCAATTCCTAGCTATAAtattcttttcctatttttggTTTTACATATCTTCCTTGACCGAGGTGCAACGCAATAAACAACCCATACACAATTCACTTGGTGATTTTGGCCTACAGTTGGCCCTTTTTTGGCCGCCCATTGTTTGGCTcaaaatttttagtttattgTTGTTAAAGGCCAATCTCTGGTCACTGTCGCTGACTGCCACCAACTCTATTGAGTTTTTAGCCATCATCTGACCTCCATAGCTGATCGCTGTCATATCCACCTTTTTTTCAAACTCTAATTTTCAGAATCTTTCATCTTGAGTTAGAGACTTTATTGTCCATATCATCAATGATTGACTGTTAGACTATATGATATGGTGTAATTAGTTatgatggtaatcaaatttgattgatttgattatcatACTTAAGTATcacaattctcctataaatatgagtattttatatcggtaaaagtataaagaaataatagcACAATCTAGCTAGGCCATAAAAGGCTTTACCGTGTGAACATAAATCATCAAATAAATTCCTTTGGATCTCTCTCTATTTCCTTTTAAATATCTTGTcatttatgaatttcttcattggcatcccttcaaaatgatgcAAAATGATTGTGAATTCCATATTCATCCGACTAAAACGATAGAAATTAATGTTGAATTCCATAATTCATATCAGCCTTTGGATCATGTCAAGAAGAAACGCCTGAAAGTGGAGATAAAGTCAATTATAGGAACAATCAGAGGGCTGGAGATGACAGTGCACACGTTAGCCTTTCACTCAATAATGGTAGCTAGTGCGAGATTTGTTCATGGTTTTGAGAgtatttcttcttccttttgttttttacttacaagtcttcaatttttttaattttttatttctcacAAGGCGTGAATGGCACGTTTCATTCGTACAAAACAACAGTGCTCATGAATTTACTCTCTCTTTAAACTATGGTTTGAAAAGACAAAGGAAGTTCAATGAATCCTTGAAGATATAAGAGTCATGattcatgttaaaaagaaaaattggtggacaatatctttttcttcttctttttattttttatttatttatttcgtggACTAAAGTCAAGTACTGTAAAATTAGGATCGAATCATATAATCACTTATTAGGTCAAGTGCATCTCCTACCCTAGTTTAGGATAATCGCTGGACTTAAAAGGTGCATGCCCATTGGCGCATGTAGTTAGTATTGTTAATCACTACAAGGTTAATACTGGCAAGGTTCAATGGCAAACAGTAAAATGGATGCTTTAATATTTACGAGGTACTATAGATGTTGGTTAGGTTTATGACAGAGCCAACAGCATTGCCTCTAGTGTCTATAgattcatattatatatgttgataATTTGGATTAGAGGAGATATCTAACGGGTTATGTTTTTACTTTCTTAGGGTCTGTCATTAGTTGAAAAGTAACATTATGGTCAACAATTGTTTTTTCTACTACAAAGATAGAGTATATGGCAGTCATAGAGGCAGTGATATAAGCAATTTGGAATTCAGCTAGAGGCCTAGTTGGCTATTTGAGTTTGCGTACAGCATGATGAGATTGTTGTGTTTTGTGATAGCTAGCCAAACTGCAATATATTTATGTATCATTAGAgaacaaaacatattaatttcaaatatcattttcttcacttGATTGATATTTGTAGCTTGTAATGGGGAcctcaaaaaattcaaatcatacTGAAAATTTGTGGAGTGACTTGACGAGTTGACGCTATCAAGTGATGTGGGGCCagttacttgtttttttttcacttcaagtCTTTCACGTGGGTTGGTCTCTTTTGCTTTTGGTTTCTCGGCGGCCGCATTGGGTTTCACATGGTTGTTTCAgactcttatttcttttcttcctctagcTGATTTTGATGTCCTCTTTACGGGGGTATTCAAGTGATTGTGATCGTAGTTATTCTCTCTTAATCGCAACCGGTTTAATCGTTAGACCATTTAGTGGTTAATCACAATCAACAGTTACATGGTTATTGAAAACCGGTTATTAACTAGTaaccatttttcataaaaaaattttaaaaaaattttttttaaaaaaaacacattttttaaatgTATACTATAAAAATGAATTGATTAAAACAATATTCAAACTTAAACCGATACTTTGACataatgttaaatcattacttgaGCAAAAATCTTTGTCAATATTTTCATTGCCTATATATccttcaaactaaaaaaataaaaattggatatatatattaaatatataacatGCTTGAAACTTTTATAGATGCCATGCATATGCCTTGCTTTCCATATATAATAAGCCATGGGAGATCTTAGGAGGAGGATCTTACGTCGGGTAGTACAACATATTTCTCAATTTGGACACGACTCTAGTTGTTTGAGAATTTCTAACCATTTTGGCAATGCTTTTAGATATgtgtaactatatatatatatatatatatatatgtgaaagaaaatattataaaagaatGGTACAAATAGAATATACAATATGCAGCCCCCGCTAGTGGTGGAGAAGATATAGAAGAGGTAGGGGGGAAGAGGGTGATGATATTCTGTCGTCATCCCCAACCTCAGCCTTCCCCCACCATATAGGTAGGTTTAAGTCTAAGATACGTAAGATCTGTCTACAACAGTGAAGCTGTCGTGGACATTTCAAAGTGGCCATCAAATCTAAATAAAAGAGTCAAAAGCAGTTGGACCATTACTCCTATAGCTAGGAATCTAGGATCTCTTGAAAGTATTAAGTACCAATCTTAATTCCTGTCGTTTTATGGGAGCTAGAGTTCATAAAAACCTGCTACTTGTAAAGAAAATCCATGAGAGCGCATCTCCAGCACCCCAGCTCTTGTATGTTTCATGATAATATCTTTattttgaaagagaaagagaggaccACATGCCTTTATAAACAAAGAGATCTAGATAGCAAGGTACAAGTAAAATGATAGAGTGTAAACGTGGCAAACATGTTGCAGAATAGATACAAATTATGTAACAcgtacatctatatatataaagaggttTGCTACAATGATTTCCCCACTtgctataaaaacaaaaaaatcaaagagagaggagatgatGGGGAGATGGGCGGGAGAATGAAAAAAGCATTTGCCAAATATAAAATATCTAGCTTCAAGATATAGTATATGTACAGTGTACACGTCCttctcttttattattcttcACTCTTCACATGCAACCTTATTATAACCTCCAAATCCCATCGATCGATCACCACTGCTTCAATATTCCTTCAACAGCTCCCCTAGCTACTCCTTCCATGGCTGCTGCCTTGAGCTTCATCATTGGCTTTATTGGTTTGTCTATTAATTTTGTCTCCCACAAACCATCTTTTCTTCGAGAAAACAATTAAATCAcattatatttgtttctttatttacaGGCAACATAATTTCAATACTGGTTTTTGCTTCTCCCATGTAAGTGACACAATAGAAGaacaattgttcttaatttttcaaTCTCTTTATTGTTCTCTTTATGGATTCTTTGGTCAGATCTTTTGTTCCGAACCACAAAGTTCATGAACATAATCACTAGCTAGCTAGTTAATTTAGCAAATAACTCATTGATATATGTAAGAATatggttgtttttttgttttttttgtttttttttttccagaaaaaCGTTTTTGCAGGTGGTGAAGAAGAAATCGACAGAGAATTACAAAAGCATTCCATATATAACAACACTACTCAGCACAAGTTTATGGACGTTTTATGGACTTCTTAAGCCTGGCGGTTTACTTGTCTGGACGGTGAATGGCGCTGGTGTCATCTTTCAGTTCATATATGTCACTCTTTTTCTCATCTATGCTCCAAAGCATCTCAAGgtactcaatatatatatatatatatatatatatatataaaaattaaagctctctgttttttttatgtttttttattaattaaaaaatggtttaaggTTTAAACAACTGTGAATATTCTGTCTGGCCAGACATAACCATGACCAACACTTATCCATTGGAAACCAATAACAAGCTATATGGGTTTAGTCAGACAAGAAGGGTTGCTATATGGGTTTAGTCAGACAAGAAGGGTTTAGTCAGAGAAGAAAGGTTTAGTCCGTGAAAAATTTCAGCCACTCCTTTAAATTCGATTGATCTCTACGGCGGCTCAACCTCGAGTAATAAGTCTTCTTAGAATTCTCTTAGAGTCATCATAAAtgtgatttgacttttaaaattatcattaaattttaaatgtgatttattaactttttatttattggtgattttaaaagtcacgtcacatTTAGGATGACTCTAAAAAAACTCTAAGAAAActaatagcattactcttcaaCCTCactaaaacatcaaaatgaCTAATACTAATTAAAGCTCTCTTTGCTTTCACATCAAATAAGTTAATGTATATGGTAGAATTCCTGCTCATCCTACGGATTTTTTAGCCTAATTTAGTTCAGAAATTGCGTCCAAATAAGATGTTATCTTTAATTATCCTTATCTTCTatcatttttgttaattatattgaaGATTTGACTTTGTACCATTTGAGGCTTTATATCATACATATACATTCATACATATACATGCATATATTCATACATATACATGCATATGTATGTAACTATGTATAAAGCCTAATAGATTTACATGTATACcttgaaattatttttgagGGGAAATTTCATTACCCCAATCATaacctcaaacttttaatttttgttacaaTGGTATCTCAAGAACTTTCTCCttttaattttaccattttattggttaaaatgtccaaaatgaccatttttaagtgaaaattcaaaaaaaaaataaaaatgtaaaattccTGGTGACCCACGGCTCTACGGCCAGGTTGTGGGTCACCAtaatttccatttatttttaaatatgggCATTTTaggcattttaacaaaaattggtataattaaaaggaaaaatatacttGGGATACCAACATTGCAAAAACACTAGCTAATACGTACTTCAGAATTAGATAAGTTAATAAAGATTTATTTGCTCAAgccaaaaaggaaagaaagaaattatgtAATATAGTATGaagaatatatacatatatatattgtatgaatatccattttccttttgattgaaagagaaaattggGAATGGTATTGATGATCAGGTAAAGACGGCGAAGTTGGTGGGCATATTGAATGTGGGTTTTGTTGGGTTAGTAATTGCAGTAACTCTTCTGGCCCTCCATGGAAGTGTGCGGCTCACCTTCGTTGGAGTTTTATGTGCTGGCTTAACCGTGGGCATGTATGCATCACCTCTATCAGCCATggtaattatttcattaatctCCTTCATTAAACTATGTTATTTGTTCATGTgaatttgcatatatataaattgtttgattttggcaGAGATCGGTGATAAAGACGAAGAGCGTGGAATTCATGCCctttttcctctcatttttccTGTTCCTCAATGCTGCAATTTGGTCTGCTTATGCCGTGCTTGTCCAGGACTTCTTTATTGGTGTAAGTCCCCCATCCATCTCGCgcggctatatatatatatatatatttttgtcacCAATTTATGAGAGTGTGACACgagaactaacttttgaaaaaaaatataggatGTTTAGCATTTATCATAAATGTTTTATCGAAACATTTTCAGGTACCAAACGCTGTAGGCGTTTTGTTGGGGTCAGCACAGCTGATACTGTACGCAGTGTACAAGAACAAGtcaaatataatttcaacaaaatcaacggagaaaatggaaaaagaggGATGTGCACACCTTGTCAAAGGAATCATCCAGATGCAAGCATTTCATGAGGATGACGAAGAGGCCCTCAAAAATCGAAGCCTCAACAAGGGGACAAGCCTCCCAAAGCCGCCTGTAAACAGACAGTACAGCTCCCAAAGACTCTTGAAGACATTTTCTTTGAATCCATATGAAGTGCAGTCTAATTGGGCCCATGTAGATGatcttgaaaatggagaaaagattCACCCTTGATTACTAGGTAAAGACTTTGATAATCAGAAGTATTTTTCAAATGTACTGCCTTACCTTAACACTGGTATaggcttttgtatttataattaaagttgTTACAATAGATAACAATTTACAGATTTGAGAATACATTTGAATTCTAAAAGATATGAAATACATTTGAATTCTGaaacatataatttaaattctaactCCTTTTATAATCTTTATCTTGAGAAGCTTTATCTTGGAGACtcttttgaatttgaacttGGAGATTATCTTGAGACTTATCTTTATCCTTAACATGCCCCCTCAAGTTTAACGGTAAAGGAACGACGTTGAGCTTGAAACGAAGAGATGCAAACCGAGTAGATGATAGAGGCTTGGTAAATATATCCGCAAGCTGATCTTTAGTAGATAGAAATTTAATGGCAAGTGTC
Coding sequences within it:
- the LOC132171074 gene encoding bidirectional sugar transporter SWEET17-like; the encoded protein is MQPYYNLQIPSIDHHCFNIPSTAPLATPSMAAALSFIIGFIGNIISILVFASPIKTFLQVVKKKSTENYKSIPYITTLLSTSLWTFYGLLKPGGLLVWTVNGAGVIFQFIYVTLFLIYAPKHLKVKTAKLVGILNVGFVGLVIAVTLLALHGSVRLTFVGVLCAGLTVGMYASPLSAMRSVIKTKSVEFMPFFLSFFLFLNAAIWSAYAVLVQDFFIGVPNAVGVLLGSAQLILYAVYKNKSNIISTKSTEKMEKEGCAHLVKGIIQMQAFHEDDEEALKNRSLNKGTSLPKPPVNRQYSSQRLLKTFSLNPYEVQSNWAHVDDLENGEKIHP
- the LOC132171075 gene encoding bidirectional sugar transporter SWEET16-like — encoded protein: MAALSIIIGIIGNIISILVFASPIKTFLQVVKKKSTENYKSVPYITTLLSTSLWTFYGLLKPGGLLVWTVNGAGVVFQFIYVTLFLIYAPTDKKVKTAKLVGILNVGFLGLVIAVTLLALHGNVRLTFVGLLCAGLTVGMYASPLSAMRLVIKTKSVEFMPFFLSFFLFLNAGIWSAYALLVQDFFIGVPNAVGFLLGSAQLILYAVYKNKSNIISTKPTEKIEEEGSAHLVKGIIQMQAFHEDDEDVLKNRSLHKGRSLPKPPVNRQYSFQRILKTFSLSPYEIHANYAHDEDDVENGEKIHS